The Oxyura jamaicensis isolate SHBP4307 breed ruddy duck chromosome 28, BPBGC_Ojam_1.0, whole genome shotgun sequence genome contains a region encoding:
- the LOC118155421 gene encoding perilipin-3-like codes for MASKKTTQNLPEAGGQQQESAVNRVTSLPLLNSAFNLVSSAYNHTKETHPCLSGVCNVAETVAAVAVGSVVGGAQPILNQLEPQIALVNEYACKGLNQLEENLPFLQQPADKVISDTKQLVSTKVISAMDAACEAKEAVADKVTEAVDLTKNVVGDSVKLTRSVVASSVSSAVEAAQGAKDLMTNKVTEAVDLTKHIVEDSIGLTRSAVASTIVNAVEAAQGAKELMTNKVTEAVDLSKHIVEESVGLTKSAVASTIVNAVEAAQGAKDLVTNKVTEAVDLTKHIVEDSVGLTKSAVSSTIASAVEAAQGAKELMTNKVTEAVDLSKHIVEESVGLTKSAVASTIVNAVEAAQGAKELVTNKVTEAVDLTKVAVQDGVEKTKSVVTSTVNIALDAAYNTIASKINTALEQSREAIQESVEITNAVVNNSVSKARAVGQAVAGGVESVLGISEDLVDHYLPMTQEELGKLATAEGFGMASVEEQKQQQSYFVRLGSLSNKVRHRAYQHSLNKLQHVKQRIQNTLSQLQLAINLIESVKKEAGQKLLDGQEKLHQLWVDWSLTQPKGPQVKTASQAEIESRTLTMLHIITQQLQRAYENLKVSIHGLPSNIQEAVHQATRNIRKLHTSFSSAKSFQDLSSTTLAESRDYVVEAQGSLNDLLQYVTQNIPLNWLVGPFRAIAEEDSRKEKKDMANIKCPALEKAATSKEVAKMPEEPKGAKTILGEVCEVLEKIEEKLERDMEVEMEVALAAKEVVTKVTNVPKDDL; via the exons ATGGCATCCAAGAAGACCACACAGAATCTGCCAGAGGCTGGGGGACAGCAGCAAGAG AGTGCTGTCAATCGGGTGACCAGCCTGCCCTTGCTCAACTCTGCATTCAACCTGGTCTCATCTGCCTACAACCACACCAAGGAGACACATCCTTGCCTCAGCGGTGTCTGCAATGTGGCTGAGACTGTGGCTGCTGTTGCAGTAGGGAGTGTGGTCGGTGGGGCACAGCCCATACTGAACCAGCTCGAGCCACAAA TTGCACTTGTAAATGAATATGCTTGTAAAGGATTGAATCAGCTGGAGGAGAACTTGCCGTTCCTTCAACAGCCAGCAGATAAG GTAATCTCAGACACCAAGCAGCTGGTTTCCACCAAAGTGATATCTGCCATGGATGCCGCCTGTGAGGCGAAAGAAGCAGTGGCTGATAAAGTGACTGAAGCTGTGGATCTCACTAAAAATGTTGTTGGGGACAGCGTTAAGCTGACCAGGTCAGTGGTTGCCTCCAGCGTTAGCAGTGCTGTGGAGGCTGCTCAGGGTGCCAAGGACCTCATGACCAACAAGGTGACGGAGGCTGTGGACCTCACTAAACACATCGTGGAGGACAGCATTGGGCTGACCAGGTCTGCAGTGGCATCTACTATTGTCAATGCTGTGGAGGCTGCCCAGGGTGCCAAGGAGCTCATGACCAACAAGGTGACGGAGGCTGTGGACCTGAGTAAGCACATTGTGGAGGAGAGCGTTGGACTGACCAAGTCTGCAGTTGCCTCCACTATTGTCAATGCTGTGGAGGCCGCCCAGGGGGCCAAGGACCTCGTGACCAACAAGGTGACGGAGGCTGTGGACCTCACTAAACACATTGTGGAGGACAGCGTTGGTCTGACCAAGTCTGCAGTTTCTTCCACTATTGCCAGTGCTGTGGAGGCTGCCCAGGGTGCCAAGGAGCTCATGACCAACAAGGTGACGGAGGCTGTGGACCTGAGTAAGCACATCGTGGAGGAGAGCGTTGGACTGACCAAGTCTGCAGTGGCATCTACTATTGTCAATGCTGtggaggctgcccagggggcCAAGGAACTGGTGACCAACAAGGTGACAGAGGCAGTGGATCTAACTAAAGTGGCTGTGCAGGATGGTGTTGAGAAGACCAAATCAGTGGTCACTTCTACAGTCAATATAGCCCTGGATGCTGCATATAACACCATagctagcaaaataaatacGGCCcttgagcagagcagagaggccaTCCAGGAGAGTGTGGAGATAACTAATGCAGTGGTGAACAACAGTGTAAGCAAAGCCAGGGCGGTGGGCCAAGCAGTGGCAGGTGGTGTAGAATCTGTCCTGGGCATATCAGAAGATCTGGTGGATCACTACCTCCCCATGACACAAGAGGAACTAG GTAAACTTGCCACTGCTGAAGGATTTGGTATGGCTTCTGTGGaggagcagaaacagcagcagagttACTTCGTTCGTCTGGGTTCCCTCTCTAACAAAGTCCGCCACAGAGCCTACCAGCACTCCCTGAACAAGCTGCAGCACGTTAAGCAAAGAATCCAGAACACTCTCTCACAACTACAGCTGGCAATAAACTTG ATTGAATCTGTGAAAAAGGAGGCTGGCCAGAAGCTTCTGGATGGTCAAGAGAAGCTCCATCAGCTGTGGGTGGACTGGAGCCTGACCCAACCCAAGGGACCCCAAGTTAAAACAGCCTCCCAAGCAGAG ATAGAATCACGGACTCTAACTATGCTGCATATCATCACCCAGCAGCTACAACGTGCTTATGAGAATCTGAAAGTCAGCATCCATGGCCTCCCCAGCAACATTCAAGAAGCCGTGCATCAGGCCACTCGAAATATCCGGAAGCTCCATACTTCTTTTTCCAGTGCTAAGTCCTTCCAGGACCTGTCTAGCACCACCCTGGCTGAGAGCCGGGACTATGTGGTAGAAGCCCAGGGGTCTCTAAATGACCTGCTTCAGTATGTAACTCAGAACATCCCTCTTAACTGGTTGGTGGGTCCCTTCAGGGCAATAGCGGAAGAGGAtagcagaaaggagaagaaagataTGGCTAATATAAAATGTCCCGCCTTGGAAAAGGCTGCTACATCAAAGGAGGTGGCTAAGATGCCTGAAGAACCAAAGGGAGCAAAAACAATTCTGGGGGAAGTGTGTGAAGTACTagagaaaatagaagagaaGCTAGAGAGAGACATGGAGGTGGAAATGGAGGTGGCATTGGCTGCAAAGGAGGTAGTAACTAAAGTAACTAATGTACCAAAGGATGATCTCTGA
- the TICAM1 gene encoding TIR domain-containing adapter molecule 1 encodes MKYNQDITKHRAPNAVICFFHPCCFSPSSGPRADEMAQSVKFQPSFEDVLNILSQIPQDKLLGLKYKLRHLISGRSSTLLQAMVLLTLGQEADARICLNALGDDRAALYIHQTKLGPAGLQKDGENLQPPQLDAGAMELLAQIYSLLAKEELCNHEAVVKADQAATKACNASRDAQRDTLNSVLAGEQEKCGSAISTEGSDSKFQTLRSDVSTGFLQKTIPNSMVKSSPVRIRAASDLSGPRTLHSSVSSASLTNLQISESPTAIFCMQPPSREPSRLCDKDSSSARQPAGDRQSHSLQETGWASSSNAHPRLDTNAQVPQAEKALQVSSCHPSLPIPETQLPTLGAVSQPVETSDISSIVTAEPPTPKESRDQKQELSTDLPDSRTTVDVGPACMPTKDSYVPVGTSSSAPASTSSCSFPPHTYSSSTLSPPLYATPYSLPHPSPFHSPPSPACPPPFQTVKAELASEPDSGERKFFTFVILHAGEDEHVACRVKNLLENMGVPNGATFCEDFLVAGHSRLTCFQDALENSAFIILLLTKNFLCHLCMFETNSALMESIQRPSKRNSVIPFVPKENPLERSEIPSILSVLVALDENSPGFARVVKNTFTPSKINERKAMWCQIQQVQEHKRRQQLYKDYYQTPQNVSALNRGSLPQVPLSGTPCLEQLLEQLMPHQSSQQCCPRWAPYCPPAATYPPPPAAHPAPAQLGPSPSHPFHLAPGYHNVVPDSGGAQPIIIQHARMVQIGDHNTMQVETAAPGPQDSDKESTENS; translated from the coding sequence ATGAAGTACAACCAGGACATCACAAAACACAGAGCTCCAAATGCTGTAATATGCTTTTTCCATCCATGCTGCTTCAGTCCATCATCTGGGCCACGAGCTGATGAGATGGCACAGAGCGTCAAGTTCCAGCCGAGCTTTGAGGACGTTCTTAATATTCTGTCCCAGATCCCACAAGATAAACTCCTTGGCCTCAAATATAAACTGAGGCATTTGATATCTGGGCGCAGCAGCACATTACTGCAAGCCATGGTCCTGCTCACTCTGGGACAAGAAGCAGATGCAAGAATTTGTCTGAATGCCCTAGGAGATGACCGGGCAGCCTTGTATATCCACCAGACCAAACTGGGCCCTGCAGGACTGCAGAAAGATGGGGAGAATttgcagcccccccagctggATGCAGGTGCCATGGAACTTCTGGCACAGATCTACTCGCTGCTGGCAAAGGAAGAACTGTGCAATCACGAAGCTGTGGTCAAAGCTGACCAGGCTGCCACCAAAGCTTGCAATGCCAGCAGGGATGCTCAGAGGGACACGCTCAACAGCGtcctggctggggagcaggaaaAGTGTGGCTCAGCTATCAGCACTGAGGGTTCCGACAGCAAGTTTCAGACACTGAGATCTGATGTGAGCACAGGATTTCTCCAGAAGACCATCCCAAACAGCATGGTGAAAAGCTCCCCAGTGCGGATTAGAGCTGCCTCAGACCTCTCAGGCCCAAGGACCTTGCACTCCTCAGTGAGCTCTGCTTCTTTGACCAATCTCCAGATCAGTGAATCGCCAACAGCCATTTTTTGCATGCAGCCTCCTTCCCGTGAGCCCAGCCGGCTGTGCGACAAGGACAGCAGCAGTGCGAGACAGCCCGCTGGAGACAGGCAGAGCCACAGCCTGCAGGAAACAGGCTGGGCAAGCAGCTCCAACGCTCATCCCAGGCTGGACACAAATGCCCAGGTCCCCCAAGCGGAGAAGGCTCTGCAGGTCAGTTCCTGCCATCCGTCTCTCCCCATTCCTGAAACACAGCTGCCCACGCTAGGTGCTGTCAGCCAACCCGTTGAAACGAGTGACATTTCCAGCATAGTGACAGCAGAACCGCCAACACCTAAAGAAAGCAGAGACCAAAAGCAAGAACTATCTACAGATCTTCCGGATTCAAGAACCACAGTGGATGTTGGTCCTGCCTGCATGCCCACAAAGGACTCCTATGTTCCAGTGGGCACTTCCAGCTCTGCACCTGCTTCCACTTCATCctgttcttttcctcctcatACCTATTCCTCTTCAaccctttcccctcctctttaCGCTACTCCTTACAGCTTACCACATCCTTCTCCCTTCCACTCACCCCCGTCTCCAGCCTGCCCTCCTCCTTTCCAAACTGTGAAAGCAGAATTGGCATCAGAGCCAGACAGTGGAGAGAGAAAGTTCTTCACTTTTGTTATTCTGCATGCTGGGGAAGACGAGCATGTTGCCTGTCGGGTGAAGAACCTGCTGGAGAACATGGGGGTTCCCAACGGCGCTACATTCTGCGAGGACTTCCTCGTTGCAGGACACAGCCGCCTGACTTGCTTTCAGGACGCTTTGGAAAACTCCGCTTTCATCATCCTTCTGCTGACCAAGAACTTCCTGTGCCACCTGTGCATGTTTGAAACAAACTCAGCTCTGATGGAGTCCATCCAGCGACCATCCAAACGCAACTCGGTCATCCCTTTTGTACCCAAAGAGAACCCCCTGGAGCGGAGTGAGATCCCCAGCATACTCAGTGTGCTGGTGGCCTTGGATGAGAACTCTCCTGGGTTTGCCAGGGTAGTGAAGAACACCTTTACCCCCAGCAAGATCAATGAGAGGAAAGCCATGTGGTGCCAGATACAGCAAGTCCAAGAGCACAAAAGGAGACAACAGCTGTATAAGGATTACTACCAAACCCCGCAGAACGTGAGTGCTCTGAACCGTGGCTCCCTTCCCCAGGTGCCTCTGTCAGGAACACCGTGCTTagagcagctgctggaacaGCTCATGCCTCACCAGTCGTCCCAGCAGTGCTGTCCCCGTTGGGCCCCGTACTGTCCCCCTGCTGCCACatacccccctcccccagctgctCACCCCGCGCCTGCTCAGCTGGgtccctccccttcccacccgTTTCATCTCGCGCCGGGCTACCACAACGTGGTGCCGGATTCAGGAGGTGCCCAGCCCATCATCATTCAACACGCTCGAATGGTTCAGATTGGGGACCACAACACAATGCAAGTGGAAACTGCTGCACCAGGCCCGCAGGACAGCGACAAAGAATCCACGGAGAATTCTTGA
- the FEM1A gene encoding protein fem-1 homolog A: MDLRTAVYNAARDGKLKLLQKLLGSRSREELEALTAGPGGGDGPGGGSTPLLIAARHGHLEVVEYLLDHCGARVEEGGSVNFDGETIEGAPPLWAASAAGHLGVVRSLLDHGASVNQTTLTNSTPLRAACFDGHLEIVRYLVGERGADLEVANRHGHTCLMISCYKGHREIARYLLEKGADVNRRSVKGNTALHDCAESGSLEILQLLLRSKARMEKDGYGMTPLLAASVTGHTNIVEYLIQGGLQQEEEEVAGNQNGTCASGGSHQRCCSAGQEAPQGGEEEGRERCCTSASSQDEQQVPNVFCTREAAVEALELLGATFVDKKRDLLGAHKYWRRAMELRYEGGQYLPKPEPRQLVLAYDYSREVSSLEELEALITDPDEMRMQALLIRERILGPSHPDTSYYIRYRGAVYADSGNFERCINLWKYALDMQQGNLEPLSPMTASSFLSFAELFSYVLQDRSKGTLATHLGFSDLMGVLSKGVREVERALVHGKDPVVDSAQFTKTLAIILHLVFLLEKVECTPEQEHQKRQTIYRLLKCSPRAKNGFTPLHMAVDRDTTTVGRYPVGKFPSLHVVNLLLECGADPDSRDYDNNTPLHVAARNNCPLIMSALMEAGAHMDATNAFKQTAYELLDEKLLTKSMMQPFNYITLQCLAARALDKHKIPYKGFIPEELEAFIELH; the protein is encoded by the coding sequence ATGGACCTGCGCACGGCCGTGTACAACGCGGCCCGCGATGGGaagctgaagctgctgcagaagctgctgggcAGCCGGAGCCGGGAGGAGCTGGAGGCGCTGACGGCAGGGCCCGGAGGTGGCGACGGCCCCGGGGGTGGGAGCACCCCGCTGCTGATCGCTGCCCGCCACGGGCACCTGGAGGTGGTGGAGTACCTGCTGGATCACTGCGGGGCCCGCGTGGAGGAGGGCGGCTCCGTCAACTTCGATGGAGAGACCATCGAGGGGGCCCCGCCGCTATGGGCGGCTTCAGCGGCCGGGCACCTGGGGGTGGTGCGCAGCCTCCTGGATCACGGCGCCTCGGTGAACCAGACCACGCTGACCAACTCCACGCCGCTGCGGGCTGCTTGCTTTGATGGGCACCTGGAGATCGTGCGCTACTTAGTCGGGGAGCGTGGGGCCGACCTGGAAGTAGCTAACCGGCATGGACACACGTGTTTGATGATCTCTTGCTATAAAGGGCACCGGGAGATTGCACGTTACTTGCTAGAGAAAGGGGCTGATGTCAACCGCCGGAGCGTGAAGGGGAACACGGCCCTGCACGACTGTGCCGAGTCCGGCAGCCTGGAGATCCTGCAGCTACTGCTCCGCTCCAAAGCTCGCATGGAGAAAGATGGTTATGGCATGACTCCTCTGCTAGCTGCCAGTGTCACCGGTCACACCAATATTGTGGAGTACCTCATCcagggagggctgcagcaggaggaagaggaggtggcAGGGAACCAAAACGGGACCTGTGCTTCAGGTGGGAGCCATCAgaggtgctgcagtgccggTCAGGAAGCTCCTCAGGGCGGCGAAGAAGAGGGGCGTGAGAGATGCTGCACCTCAGCTTCCAGTCAGGATGAGCAGCAGGTTCCTAATGTGTTCTGCACTCGAGAGGCTGCTGTGGAAGCGCTGGAGTTGCTGGGTGCCACGTTTGTGGATAAGAAACGTGACCTTTTGGGAGCCCACAAGTACTGGCGAAGGGCAATGGAGCTTCGATATGAGGGCGGGCAGTACCTACCTAAACCTGAGCCCCGGCAGCTGGTGTTGGCATACGATTACTCACGGGAAGTGAGCTCGCTGGAGGAACTGGAGGCTTTGATTACTGATCCAGATGAGATGCGCATGCAGGCACTGCTGATTAGAGAGCGCATCTTGGGTCCTTCGCACCCAGACACTTCATACTACATCCGTTACCGAGGGGCAGTCTATGCCGACTCTGGCAATTTCGAACGCTGCATTAACCTGTGGAAGTATGCTCTGGACATGCAGCAAGGCAACCTGGAGCCTCTCAGCCCCATGACTGCCAGtagtttcctttcctttgctgaGCTTTTCTCGTATGTGCTTCAGGACCGCTCCAAAGGCACTTTAGCGACCCACTTGGGCTTCTCTGATCTCATGGGAGTACTGAGCAAAGGTGTCCGGGAGGTGGAGAGGGCGCTCGTGCACGGCAAGGACCCTGTAGTTGACTCAGCACAGTTCACCAAGACGCTGGCCATTATCCTCCACCTGGTTTTCCTGCTGGAGAAGGTGGAGTGCACCCCAGAGCAGGAACACCAGAAGCGCCAGACTATCTACCGCCTGCTGAAGTGCAGCCCCCGCGCCAAGAATGGCTTCACTCCTTTGCATATGGCTGTGGACAGAGATACCACGACAGTGGGACGTTACCCAGTGGGCAAGTTCCCCTCGCTCCATGTCGTGAACTTGCTTCTGGAGTGCGGGGCTGACCCAGACAGCCGTGACTATGACAACAACACCCCGCTGCACGTTGCTGCCCGCAACAACTGCCCGCTGATCATGAGTGCCCTGATGGAGGCTGGAGCCCACATGGACGCAACCAATGCCTTCAAGCAGACTGCTTATGAGCTGCTGGATGAGAAGCTGCTCACCAAGAGCATGATGCAGCCCTTCAATTACATCACCCTCCAGTGCCTTGCTGCTCGCGCCCTGGACAAGCACAAGATTCCCTACAAGGGTTTCATCCCTGAGGAACTGGAAGCCTTCATTGAACTGCACTAG